GCGTCTCAAGTTGCTCCGCCTGTTCGGCCAGAGACTGCTCTCGTTCTGCCAGTTCCTGTTTCTGCAGATCCAGCTCAGACTGATACTGTTCGAGTCCCGCCTGTTGCTCGGTGAGCTGTTCGCGTTCGGTTTCCAGTTCGGCGAGCGCTTTCTCCGACTGCTCGCTCTCAGTGGCTTTGGAAGCTTGTTCTGTTTCGAGCGTGGCTTTCTGCTCGTTGAGTTCCTCATGAAGCCTCTCAAGTTGCTCCGCCTGTTCGGCCAGAGACTGTTCCCGTTCCGTTAGCTCCTGTTTCTGCAGATCCAACTCAGACTGATATTGTTCGAGCCCCGTCTGCTGTTCGGTGAGTTGTTCCTGTTCCGCTTCCAGTTCTGTTTGTCGCTGTTGATGTTGTTGCTCTTGCGCTTCGATTGCATTGGCACGAGATTCTAACGCCGTCTGATCTTCTTCCAGGCTGGTTCGTGCGTTTTCCCACTCCAGTTTTTCTGTTTCAAAATGCGTGCGCTGTTCTTCCAGTTGGCTCATCTGAAGTGTATAGGCTTCACGCTCTGCTTCCAGTTCGGCTGATTTGGCATTCAGCTCCGACTGCAGCTGATCCAGCGTGGTCTGCTGTTCGTTCAGCGTGTCTTGCCGTGCTGCGATTTGTGATTCCAGTTCCTGCAATGTGGAATTCTTTTGTTCGAACTCCTCGCGGACTGCTTGCGCTTCCTGTTGCTGAAGATTTAACTCTTCAGTCTGACTTTGCAGTCGCGTCTGTTGTTCGGCCAGTTCATTGCGGGTCGCTTCCAGCTGTGCCAGTTCTTCCTGCAATTGTACTTTTTGTTGTTCCAGTTCCTGCTGTAAATCGGTCTGATTTGCAGTCGCCTGTTGTTGTGCTTCTAATGCCTGCTTTTGTTCAGACAGTGCGGCTGTCTGTTCCTGAAGTGATGCCTGTTGTGTTTCCAGGTCCTCCGCCCAGGACTCCAGCCGATTTCGTTCCTCGATCAGGTTCTGCTCGAAAGACTCGAACGATTGTTCCCATTCAGAAATCGCATTTTGTTGTTGCTGTTGTTCTGTTTTTGATGCTTCCAGAAAGGCCCGTTCGGTTTCCTGTTCTACTTGTGTGCTGGCCTGTTTTGCTTCCAGATCGAGCCAGGCATGGAACAGTTCTCGTTGCTGTTCTGTTAGCGCTGCCTGTTCTCCTTTTAGTGACTGCTCCAATTGCACAAGTTGCTGTCTCTGCGCATGCACCTGATTCTGCCGTGTCAGCAGTTGTGCCTGTTCCTGTGAAATTTCCTGCTTCAGAAGATCTAACTGTTGGAGTTTTTGATCCAACTCCAGAATGGACTCCTCAAAGGTTGGTTGTAAATGCTGAGCTGCTTGCATATGGGGCGGCTCATGGTCATCTACCTTGGGATCAATTAAAAAACGTTCATGCAACTGGTGCAGTTCTGTTTCCTGTTGCTCCATTTCCCGTTGCAGCGCGACTTGTTCTGATTCGATCTTTTGCAACAACACCTGACGTTCAGCCAGCATCTGTTGAACTTTGGCAACGGCTTGCAGTTCTTCCGGGATTTCAATTCCGGCTCTTGATGCAGGTCTGTTTTCGGAACTCTCTAGTTTTGGTTCCACTTCAGAGGTCACTTCGTTGATACTCTCGACCTGAAAGCCGACGGGGCCTGCAAAAAACTTCATGCCGGCGGTTAACGTGATCTGGCGGATCGGCCGATCGTTCACCCAGACGCGCGGATCGATAGCTTGCAGGGTCACTTCATCGGTTCCAACATGAATGCTGGCATGTTGTTCTGCGATGCCCGGAACTTCAATCCGGATCGGACATTCCGCCGAGGACCCGATCTGATAATCACCGCGCGTTAATTTCACGGTCGCCATTTTATGTGTCAAAGGCACCAGCGAAACCTGTAGCTCGCTTGATGTCTGTGTTGCCGGTGAATGTGGGGGTGATGTTGTTAACATCCTGTTTACTCCCAAAAAGCGCTTTTAACGAATTTGTTTACAGTGGAATCGCATCCCTGCCAACCACCGTGTATGCGATTTCAAGGTGGATGATTCTAAAAAGAAACATACTATTTCTACTGGCATATACCTTGGAAAACAGAGTCGGTCAAACTTTTGGGCTGGGTCAGGGGGAGGGATTTCTCTTAAAAAGAAAGTTTTGGTATCTGGGCGGGAACATAGCGATTGTAGTGATAAAACGTCCGCCATTTTTTCGCTGATTCTGGTGAAAAACAGACAAAATTGCTGATCAATGCCGTCTCTTTAGTAGAGTCCTATGACATCAGCAGCCGGGATGCCTATAATAGAAAAGATCTCTTTTGTTCAAAGATGCAGGTCCATTTACCTTCAACCTCAGGCTGACGACCCTCGAACACGGTACTGATTTTATGGCTGACTGGCTGAAAATTCCGTCGAAAAAAAAACGCCGTGAAGAGGATATTCCAGAGCCTTATGAAATCGTGTGTGTTTGCGGGGTGAGTCTCTCGGGCTATCGTCGCAAGACCCCCTATCGGCATGCGTGTCAGCAATGTGATGAGATTTATTTCATTCTTCCCCGCAATAGTTATCCTGCACCCAAAGCGCGCAAAAAGAAGAAGCAGGTTCCTACGCAGCAGCAGCTTGCCGAATTGATTTTGAATTCGCCTTTGATAGTGAAATTCCGGGAAAAGCGCAAGCAGAAACAAGCGGCGCGCCAGGCCGGTGAAGCTGCCGCTTCAGCGCCCGCAAAACCGAAGGTATCACCCTTTGAGCTACCACCACCGCGGACCAAGCTGATCACTCCCTTCAGAGGAATCCTGGTCGGCATCGTGCTGATTGTGGGCCTCACCGCTTACGGGATACTCCACAGTCGCAAATTGGAGCAGGCGTCGGAAACATTGAAAACCGCCACTGCAGCAGGCGAAGATCTGTTAAAGCAGGGAGACTTACCTGCCGCGAATACTGCCTATCTGGATGCGTTTCACGCGCTGAATGTGCTGGGACGGACTGATCAGAGGGCCAACGAGATTCGTCAGACTTCGCTCGAATTACAGGCAATCAATTCGCAAGCCGTCTCGCCACTGTTTGAAATCGCAGATGAGGCGGTAACCAAGATCAAACAAAGCGATGCAGAAAGCTGGGAATCGCTGTTCGATGTGCGGTATGCGGGAACCTGGATGATCTTTGAAGCAGCATTGATTCCGCTTGCTGAGGACCCGGAAACAGAGGCGCCCCGCTATCGTCTGAACTTTCCGGTGCTGCTGGATGAATATACCTTGCATCTGGAATTGACGTCGCCGACCTTTATTGAGTATCTCAAACAGCATCCCGGTCAGCCTCTGATCTTCGCCGCGCAGATGAAAGCTTTTCAACAGGGGGGCGACCAGAGTGATACGGGCATCATAGAACTCGATGGGAAGACCGCGTTTTTATGGTCGCATCTGGATCTGTATGAGCAACTGGGAATTCAGTTCGATGAGTTCCACAATCGCGATCAAATTGAGGGGATTCTCAATCAACAAACCCAATTCCTGGGGCTGTCAAAATGAATATTCAGAATCGAATCCGAGGTTGTTTCTGCTTGTTGCTGACTCTGGTCTTGTGTCAGGGGATGGCTGCCGCCGCGGATCGCAGTATCGAAAATTTCGTCAGCCAGCGCGAACAATGGAAGAAACTGCTGGGTGTCACGCAGACCTTAGAGGGCCGCATTTCGACATTCAGCTCCAAATCACTGCGATTTCGCAATTGTCCGATTCCCTTTTATTTTGCCGGTCCGATTCCGAAACTGGACTCGACTTTCAAAAATGTGGAAGTGACAGGTGAGTTAGCACGTGAAAACGCGCGGATTATCTTCCGAGTTCAGTCTTTGAAAAAAATGCCGACTGATATCGAATATTTTGTAACCGAAGAAACCAAAATTGACCGGAGCAAACCACGGGAATGGTATGCCCTGGCGGACTGGGCCAGAAAGCGGGCTGAATTCTATGATGATAAAGAGCTGGCTCAAAAAGCACTCACCGCCTATCAAAACGGAATTGATCTCGAGTACCGTCAACTGCTGGTCAAACAACCGAATTCGCTGTTGAAGCTGGCTGATCGTGCGCTAGAATTTCAACTCGATCCGCTGCTTGTGAATGCATTTAAGCATGAGGCTTTGATCCTCAAATGGCAGGAATTACAGAAACAGAAGAATCCGGATCAGGGACCTTTCATCACACAATTACTTCAGTTTTTTCCGACAGCCAAAACGCCACAAAAGCAGGATGTGCCTGCGGAACGCAAACAGTATCTGGAAAATCAGATCGAGGTATTTAACCAGGCAGACCAGAAGAAACGGGAGCGGCTGGTGCGCTGGTTCTATTCACAGATCCTGCTGGAAGGCATCTTAAAGAATCTGTCCGAAGGGGGCAGCAACGGTTTTGAAATTGCAGCACGGATTGAAAAGCAATTGCCGGAACGTACGGATCTGGTCAAACAGTATCAGACCATGCAACTGGATTTCGATTTCGATCGGGTGGGCGAGCTGGCCCGTCAATATGTCCTGGATCTTTCACAGGAATATCGGAAACGGGGCAATACGAAAAAAGCAAAACAAACATTGATTAACTGGCTGGAACAACGCCGCAAAAAACTGGACGCCGGTGATGCCGACGGCCGCGTGCGGCTGGCCCGCGATCTGATCGAACTGACCAGTGACAAGCCAGCGGCGACGAAACTGCTTTTAGAGGCTTGGAAATTGAATCCCAAGTCGTCTGAAACAGCGGCCTTGCTGGGACGACTCGGGTTTATGCTGCAGAAAGACAAATGGCTCAATCCAGAAGAAGTCAAAGAGTTTCGCGATGATCCGATTCGTAAGGCCATTCGCAACGGTACCGTCATCGCAGGCATGAACCGGAGTCAGGTCAAAAAAGCATTGGGGGCGCCCACGCAAATTGGCCGCAGTATTTCCGGCGGCGCGATCAATGAGTTATGGATTTACGGCGAAGCCAGTAATCAGAGCCTGGTCATTCAACTGGCCCGCAAGCAGCGAGACGATGAGCTCAAAGTCATCCGGATTAAAAATGCACAAAACGCTCCATCCCCGATCAAAGAAGGCACCCCTGACGCGTCAGTCGAATAAGGAGACCTGAACTGGTCAACCTTATATCTCTGCCCCGCGGATTTCTGTGTGAAATTCAGTTCATATCCAGGGGTTTGCCTCAATCAACATTGTCAGAAATCAGGTCAGTCACTATGGTTTAGCAGCCCGTGATTCCGCTGTATTGTTGGTGTGTGCTCTCCTGCTTGCCGGAGTCGTCTGATTCTGCAATGGGGTGCTTTTTCGGCGAGAATACCAGCTCGATGTCAGTGGTGAATTACGGCTCAATATTGCCCCTCAACAAGGACTGTATGCGGTGACGGAAATGGAATTGACGCCCAGTAAAGAGCTGCCCCCTCTGTATCATGACTCCTCCTTCTGGGGCATGACGGTCACCCAGTTCTGGGGCGCGTTCAATGATAATCTCTATAAGCAACTCGTCTTATTGTTCTGCGCACAACAGGCGTTACAGGCTCAAACCAGTGACCAGCAGGGAACCGCTCTGGCAGTCTTCGCACTGCCATTCGTCTTCTTTTCCGGTCTGGGAGGTTGGTACGCTGATCGCC
This genomic interval from Gimesia alba contains the following:
- a CDS encoding tetratricopeptide repeat protein, whose translation is MNIQNRIRGCFCLLLTLVLCQGMAAAADRSIENFVSQREQWKKLLGVTQTLEGRISTFSSKSLRFRNCPIPFYFAGPIPKLDSTFKNVEVTGELARENARIIFRVQSLKKMPTDIEYFVTEETKIDRSKPREWYALADWARKRAEFYDDKELAQKALTAYQNGIDLEYRQLLVKQPNSLLKLADRALEFQLDPLLVNAFKHEALILKWQELQKQKNPDQGPFITQLLQFFPTAKTPQKQDVPAERKQYLENQIEVFNQADQKKRERLVRWFYSQILLEGILKNLSEGGSNGFEIAARIEKQLPERTDLVKQYQTMQLDFDFDRVGELARQYVLDLSQEYRKRGNTKKAKQTLINWLEQRRKKLDAGDADGRVRLARDLIELTSDKPAATKLLLEAWKLNPKSSETAALLGRLGFMLQKDKWLNPEEVKEFRDDPIRKAIRNGTVIAGMNRSQVKKALGAPTQIGRSISGGAINELWIYGEASNQSLVIQLARKQRDDELKVIRIKNAQNAPSPIKEGTPDASVE